The Candidatus Paceibacterota bacterium genome contains the following window.
TCGCAATGACCAGATTTCCGATCCAAAGTTCTTGCTCCTACGCGATGGCGGATGTGAGATGGCCAAGGACATGTACTGGGACGGGAAAGGGATCGTCTGCGAGGAGCTGCCATCTTGTGCGGGAGGTTCCCATGAGATTTGGGAACAGTATCATGAGAAGATGAAGGGCAAAGAGAAAGTCAAGGACTGGCGACACGCTCTCAATCAACTCTCGGAACTGACGCAGAAATCCGCACCGGCCTGACCAGCCACTCCCAATGGTCGACGGGCCCCACTTCGGTGGGGCCTTTACTTAATAATCCTAAGGTTTCTCCTTAGGAAATTTTTGTAAAAGTGTTTTTGATTTGATACAATGGGAAACATGTTGACTACTAGTCTAAAAGGCATAAGAAATATAAAGAAAGTCGGTGATTTGCCGGCAGTCATTATTTCTTTGTCTGAATATGAAAATATGAGGGAAGATTTGGACGTACTTCACTCTAAGACTTTAGAAAGAAGTATAGAAAAAACTAGAAAGGAAATAAAAGAGGGCGGAGTAATTTCTCTGAAAGAAATAAAAAAAAGATTAAAGATCAAATAATTTATGAAAGTTGAGTTTTCTAAATCAGCTTTCCGTGAATTAAAGAAGTTTCCGAAGGATATTCAGAAAAGAGTTATTAATAAAATTGAATTTTACTCTGAACAGAGTGATCCTCTGAAATTGGCAGAGCGTATGATTGATGTAAAGTTTGGGAGCTATAGATTTAGAATTGGAGATTATCGGGTGATTTTTGATATTATAAAAGGTAATATTTTTGTTCTCAAAATAGGAAACAGAAAGGATATTTATAAGTAAAAACAAAATCCCCAGATGGGGATTTTGTTTTAGGAGGTAAAGTGTGTAGAATGCACCCCTATGCCAGAAGAGTTAGAAAGAATTTTTGGGAGTGGGGTAAGAGTAAAATTGCTCAAGTTATTTTTGTTTAATCCTAATTCTTCATATTCTGGAGCAGAGGTGGCTGATAGATCCAAATCCACAATAAACTCAGTAAGGAGAGAAATGGGAAATTTAGAAAAGTCTGGATTGATTAGAAAATCTAAGATTTTGAAGAAAGGTAGTAGCACCTGGTCTCTCAATCAGAAGTTCCTATACATCAAAGCGCTAAACGATTTCTTCTCGTCCTCTGAACTTTTGGGTAATAAGCAGATAGTTTCTAAAATATCTAAGGTGGGGAAAGTGCAACTCCTTTTGATTTCAGGTATTTTTATCAAAAATCCTGAATCACGAGTCGATATTTTTATTGTCGGTGACAATTTCAAAAAAGGAGCGTTATCGAAAGTTATTGGTATTATCGAATCTGAAATGGGTAGAGAAATACGCTATGCCTTTTTTACTACAAATGATTTTAAGTATCGTTTTGCCATGTTCGACAAGCTTATCCGCGATGTTTTGGATTATCCTCATGAAAAAGTAGTAAACAAACTTAATATTTAAGCTTATCTCTTCTCAGATAAGGTATCCACATATTTTATTGCGTAAGTGTTCAAAAGGGCTATATTTTATTGTGTAATTATAAGTAATTAATAATAATAGATATGACAGTAACAACATGGAGCCAAGTCCTAACCGATTCTTTTCAGGACTTATGGGTAGGGGTAATCGGTTTCGTTCCTAATCTTGTCGTTGCGATTCTCATTGCCGTTATTGGCTGGGCTATCGCCGCTATTTTAGGAAAGGTAGTTTCTCAAATTATCAAGTCTCTAAAGCTTGATGATGGTTTGCGTAAGGCGGGCGTAGAGGATTTTCTTACTCGTGGAGGTATAAGCCTAAACTCAGGTTCCTTCCTTGGGGGCCTAGTAAAATGGTTTATTTTCCTAGTTTTCCTTGTCGCCGCTCTCGATGTTCTTAGTCTTGATCAGGTCACTGATTTCCTACGCAATATTCTTGACTACATTCCTC
Protein-coding sequences here:
- a CDS encoding type II toxin-antitoxin system RelE/ParE family toxin gives rise to the protein MKVEFSKSAFRELKKFPKDIQKRVINKIEFYSEQSDPLKLAERMIDVKFGSYRFRIGDYRVIFDIIKGNIFVLKIGNRKDIYK